In one window of Mercenaria mercenaria strain notata unplaced genomic scaffold, MADL_Memer_1 contig_3219, whole genome shotgun sequence DNA:
- the LOC128552847 gene encoding uncharacterized protein LOC128552847, whose product METSLTEIESPPGQTFTGETDNTTDVSNKRRRKLQNGVIRMAGFFFWANIVALFSLTIGCFAPGWLTVDNNDYSLWHITRCDTISLNDREIYRKDKLRPCETLSYRLIEAMPVGTDIHTVLSYMDFVQAEVLYCVGMMLSFVTLCGWYKFRRNVARDKCVDLIIRKWVFLFILAALSAVLIFVPVGMFSRERSSFVSLFSGIVFAGFGGAIMALVATSILLHLLCLPFPGCDICLYTSSDEPLVQASTNV is encoded by the exons ATGGAGACATCATTAACTGAAATTGAAAGTCCACCTGGACAGACGTTTACAGGTGAAACTGACAATACAACTGACGTATCAAATAAGCGAAGACGTAAACTACAAAACGGCGTCATTCGTATGGCTGGCTTTTTCTTCTGGGCAAATATCGTTGCTTTGTTTTCGTTGACTATCGGATGTTTTGCTCCTGGCTGGCTAACGGTTGACAATAATGACTATTCCCTATGGCACATCACCAGGTGCGACACCATATCCTTGAATGATAGGGAAATTTATCGGAAGGATAAACTAAGACCATGTGAAACGCTGTCTTATCGCTTAATAGAGGCAATGCCAGTTGGCACCGATATACACACTG ttctTAGTTACATGGATTTCGTCCAAGCAGAGGTGTTGTACTGTGTTGGAATGATGTTGTCCTTTGTTACATTGTGCGGATGGTACAAGTTTCGTAGGAATGTTGCGAGAGACAAATGCGTTGATTTAATCATAAGGAAGTgggtctttcttttcattttagcgGCTTTATCAG CCGTCTTAATCTTTGTGCCAGTTGGTATGTTCAGCAGGGAAAGATCGTCCTTCGTATCGTTGTTCTCTGGCATAGTGTTTGCTGGATTTGGTGGGGCGATAATGGCATTGGTTGCAACGTCCATACTTCTTCATCTGTTATGCCTACCATTTCCTGGTTGTGACATTTGTCTTTATACCAGCTCGGATGAGCCTTTAGTACAAGCTTCTACGAACGTTTGA